A stretch of Lathyrus oleraceus cultivar Zhongwan6 chromosome 6, CAAS_Psat_ZW6_1.0, whole genome shotgun sequence DNA encodes these proteins:
- the LOC127091611 gene encoding tocopherol O-methyltransferase, chloroplastic yields the protein MLTMRVSSLLSCTHTFHGSSIQPQSLCNRNVTTVTTTVFSRRTSYIGVSMAVTTREQEIVLEEEKKKLQLGIAEFYDESSGIWEDIWGDHMHHGFYDPDSTVSVADHREAQIRMIEQSLSFASLSEDSTKWPKSVVDVGCGIGGSSRYLAKKFGASCVGITLSPVQAERANALAAAQGLADKVSFRVADALEQPFPDGQFDLVWSMESGEHMPNKPKFVGELVRVAAPGGTIIIVTWCHRDLRPDEKSLQPWEENLLKKICDSFYLPAWCSTAEYVKLLETMSLQDIKSADWSPFVAPFWPAVIRSALTWKGFTSILRSGLKTIKGALAMPLMIEGFRKGVIKFAIITCRKPEN from the exons ATGTTGACGATGAGAGTTTCTTCGTTATTAAGCTGCACTCACACTTTCCATGGTTCATCGATTCAACCTCAAAGCCTCTGCAACAGAAACGTTACTACTGTTACTACTACGGTATTCAGTAGAAGAACTAGTTACATTGGTGTATCAATGGCGGTGACAACTAGGGAGCAAGAGATTGTGTTGGAAGAGGAGAAGAAGAAGCTTCAGTTAGGGATTGCTGAGTTTTACGATGAATCTTCTGGAATATGGGAGGATATTTGGGGGGACCATATGCATCATGGATTTTATGATCCTGATTCTACTGTTTCGGTTGCGGATCATCGTGAGGCTCAGATCCGAATGATTGAACAGTCTTTGAGTTTTGCTTCTCTTTCTG AAGACTCAACAAAATGGCCAAAGAGTGTAGTTGATGTTGGGTGTGGCATAGGGGGCAGTTCAAGGTACCTGGCCAAGAAATTTGGAGCAAGTTGTGTAGGCATCACTCTCAGTCCCGTTCAAGCTGAAAGAGCAAATGCTCTAGCTGCTGCTCAAGGATTAGCTGACAAG GTTTCCTTTCGAGTTGCTGATGCTCTAGAGCAACCATTCCCTGACGGCCAGTTTGATCTGGTGTGGTCGATGGAGAGTGGAGAGCATATGCCTAACAAACCAAAG TTTGTTGGAGAGTTAGTTCGGGTAGCAGCACCAGGTGGCACCATAATTATAGTAACATGGTGCCATAGGGATCTTCGTCCCGACGAAAAATCCCTACAACCATGGGAGGAGAATCTCTTGAAGAAGATATGTGACTCATTTTATCTTCCAGCATGGTGCTCAACTGCTGAATATGTCAAATTGCTTGAGACCATGTCCCTTCAG GACATCAAATCAGCAGATTGGTCTCCCTTTGTTGCTCCATTTTGGCCAGCAGTTATACGTTCAGCGTTAACATGGAAGGGTTTCACTTCAATCTTAAGGAGTG GGCTAAAAACTATAAAAGGAGCTTTGGCTATGCCATTGATGATAGAAGGATTCAGGAAGGGTGTAATTAAGTTTGCCATTATCACATGTCGAAAGCCTGAAAACTAG